ATTTTGACTAACTGTTGGCTTCTAAATGTCCAAGATATGTGACATCCTCTAACAAACAGGGCCagttttaacctgttcagtgccgtagacaagataactcgtccaagccgatcagtaacacagtgccacggacgacttaattcgttctcaataatacctaacttcaacgctagatgtcagcaccatgcatgcatttgacctacttacaaactgtttcactttcgatccaaaatggcgacacgaaaaaagttacaaaatgaagaagcattagagttgtgttgtagcagctgaaatacttggcagtcaacaggttaacaaCGAtccaaattttatgaaatattgtagAAAATCAACAAACACTGAAGACGACttcagaaaacattattattgtaatgttctacagaaacaaaataaactttgatgGTTTAAATGTCTATTTATTAATTACCTGGTTTACAAACCAAGTACTTGTATCAGATTTCACAAAAGTGCAACACATCCAAATCTTGCATGTATCTTTAGAGTACCATTAGTTTGTTGCAACCTGGATGTAAGAAGTACACGTCTTGTTCTTGATGTACACATCACTTAAACAATTATAGAAAACTTTTTACATCAAAATCTTACATTCCTATTGAATTACACTTTGATCTGTAATACCTTAACTGCACATTAGtttaatgaaacacagtaacTGACTCCAAACAAAACTGGTGGATTACACATCTAAAAGTGAGACTTGATTtgtgatgataagaaacccacttgaatggctggtattggtattaaaactttaattaaaataaaatacagaaaaatgttttgaccttcttaggtcaaacATCTCCTTTATTAACCCATactttaaattaaatcttaaaactAAAGGATCCCATactttaaagaaaactttaaaaccataGGATACAAcacttaaaaatgaatttttttaaaaacatcacGTGCCTTAAAGTGCATTATGTACATTATCCAGTgccactaaatattttttataatgtttaatcttTCAAAGAAATAAATCTACATCAAAGGAATATTCCAACaattgtatttacatttaaaattcagCATAAATTCCaattacaaaaaacattcattccAGTCACAAGTTaacagaacatattaaaattgtaCCTGAAAGAGATGAACAATATATGCAGACCACAATGAAAAGAATTTTTCTTCTTAAATTAGTGAAACTTACTGTGACTGAAGTAATTCTATTTCCAGGTCAATTTCCTGATTTCTCTTTTCCAACAACGAAATCCGTTCTTTCACTTCCTCGGCAGTGAGAACTGAAGTTTGTTTGGGACTCTCGTTATTTGATTTCATAACCTGAGCAATAAAAGTTGAATCATCTTAGCCAATTCACGCTCTGTCTCATTTCACTTGGACAGACATGTATAGGTCTGTTAATGCATAAATCACGTCTTATGAAAAACAGGaaatatagtaataaaacaaatattatttcttgtaaTTGTGCCCAAGTTCATGACATTACAAAGTATATTCACAGTTTAATTCTTTATGCCCAGAAACATTCATTCTTCATTTCATACTAAATGTAGCAGTAGAGGGCGCTTGGAAGTTGTAGACTGGAAAAGATGCTTAGAATAGAAATAAACTCGGGATAAAAATGTGAGACTGAACTTCTTGTAAAAATTACACttatgctgttaaagtaacaaacatactaaactatcaattaaaataatataattttaaaaaatggtcaTCTCCTCATTAGGGTCACTGAGTCAATTGTTTTCTAACATAGAAGAGCTTTTTGACTGGTTACAAATTTATGCCCCTGAAATGTTTACAAGGAAGTCGTTTAAACAagttatacaatattaaattgaAAATCTTAAGTTTTAGATTAGAGGTTAAAATactataattataaagttatgaaTAAGATTTCTGTTtgattttgtaaaactttgtttaacattaatatttttttaatcatgaaaattgttttagtatatgtataaacatggatgactaattcatacttttgatggtggagtgttataaagttgttaacaagtgtataaacagggatgactaattcatacttttgatggtggagtgttataaagttgttaacaagtgtataaacagggatgactaattcatacttttgatggtggagtgttataaagttgttaacaagtgtataaacaggatgactaattcatacttttgatggtggagtgttataaagttgttaacaagtgtataaacatggatgactaattcatacttttgatggtggagtgttataaagttgttaacaagtgtataaacaggatgactaattcacacttttgatggtggagtgttataaagttgttaacaagtgtataaacaggatgactaattcacacttttgatggtggagtgttataaagttgttaacaagtgtataaacaggatgactaattcatacttttgatggtggagtgttataaagttgttaacaagtgtataaacatggatgactaattcatacttttgatggtggagtgttataaagttgttcaacaagtgtataaaaacaagtgtatggatgactaattcatacttttgatggtggagtgttataaagttgttaacaagtgtataaacaggatgactaattcatactt
This genomic window from Tachypleus tridentatus isolate NWPU-2018 chromosome 10, ASM421037v1, whole genome shotgun sequence contains:
- the LOC143228822 gene encoding DNA repair protein SWI5 homolog isoform X7; translation: MKSNNESPKQTSVLTAEEVKERISLLEKRNQEIDLEIELLQSQGFKVEELQWHIDKLHEYNEIKDAAQCVLGRLAYKA